A region of the Gymnogyps californianus isolate 813 chromosome 20, ASM1813914v2, whole genome shotgun sequence genome:
AATAGGTGCTTATTGTGAAGTCTCACTGTGGAGTTTTCCCTTGCAGGATGTGTGGTTCCAGGAGCAGGTGCACTAGAAGTGGCAGTAGCTAATGCTCTTGTTAAGCATAAACCTAACGTAAAAGGAAGAGCCCAGCTTGGAGTTCAAGCTTTTGCTGATGCTCTGCTCATCATTCCTAAGGTATAAGGAACTCCTGAATAAAAGTGGCTTTAAAGCACGCTAAGACCCATCGCTTTTTCTGCTGGAGGTCTCTCTTAATTAATAACATGAAGTAACGTCTCTGTTCTCTCAAAGGTTCTCGCTCAGAACTCTGGTTACGATCCCCAGGAAACACTGGTGAAGGTTCAGACAGAGCATGCAGAATCGGGGCAACTCACTGGAGTTGATCTGAACACTGGTAAGAACTTTCTAAAATAGCGGGATGATGCTCTGGTGAGAAACTGTTGTGGCTCAGCTCCATGAAGAAGAAAGTTGCTCTGAATGCAGAAAgctataccttttttttttttttccgtaaAAAGCTCTGCAGAATGGCTCGGCAGGTGTCCTGTTTCTGCAGTCGGTCTTGGCACGCTGTGCTACTTCACTGCATTCTGTTCAAGTTTTTTGTGACGATAAAGCACGCAGTAACGCTGTGTTGGGTGTAGAAAGTGATATCAGATGTTAGAGAGCGGAAAGTCTTTGAGTTACGCGAACTGGTTATTTAAAGGCTGTTTTACTTCCTTTGTAGGTGAGCCAATGgtagctgcagcagctggaatcTGGGATAATTACAATGTCAAAAAGCAACTGCTTCATTCATGGTAAATGTTACAGTATTTTCACTTGAAGTAGCAATGGGTGTTTGATCGTTGAAATTGATAGAGTAATGTGGCATCAAGGGGTCCCACGTAGAGGAAGCTGTcctgaaaggcagaaatgaagCTGAGTCTTCTTTGAGCTATGTCAAGATGGCTATTctaacaatatttatttaatatttctagCACGGTGATCGCTAGCAACATTCTCTTGGTGGATGAAATTATGCGAGCTGGAATGTCCTCTCTTAAAGGCTGAGTTGGGATCCGCTCTTGCCAACAGCGGTCAGCTCCGGTAGCGCCCCATGGAACGTCTTTAAGAAATCCACCCGAAGGCGCTTCCCGAGCCGTAGTGGATTTTCCCAGGAACGGAAGTTGCTCTGCTGTAGCGAGCAGCCCCTCTTTCGTAAACATTGCCACTCAAAACGTTAGTAACTTATTCAAATATTGGGCtctaaaaatcagttatttttcatttcactgaagtgTACAACTGaagttgcttttcctttttacccAATAAACTGTTCTGTTCGGTGCTGTATGTGTGTCGGTTATTTAAAACTTTACCTTCCTTGGGCCAAGGTCTTGAACGTTCCGTGTACAGCCTTcgtgggcagggctgggctgcaggcCTTGATCCGCAGCTCTGCGCGCTGGACTCCGTTACTGATGCCGATACTTGCCATGGCAGCGCCTTCCTACTctccggggtgggggggctgtGAAAATACTGCTCAAGGATCTGCGCTGGAGTAGCGTGGGTTCAGACCTGGAATTTGTCTCCATCCATAAAGCTGGATTAAGCCAATCGCTTCACAGTTTTGTACTTGCTTACAAATAAAACTGAGTTTTATTTGAAGTGGGTGTTGAAAGACCTGTTGTGTTGTTACGCTAAGGGCCAGGAGTCTCCTTCCCTAGTCACAGGGGGCTGGGTGTACGACTATAAAAGcaaccttcaaaaaaaaaaaaccaaacaatgccaaacaccaaaaaaaaccacttttgcaCGTGGAATACTTACATGCCTCAAGGGAAGGGGGGGTTTGTTGGTGGCCCCAGGAGCAGGAGGCTTTTCATGCGCGGAGGCAAAACGCTTTTCAACCTCTACGTGCAATTGCCGTGTTGTGAAAGTATTGCTTTATCCTAAAGAAACCAAACCGTCTGCTCGGTAATCCTAAAACACACGCGTGGGATCCTGGCCGCGCCGCCCACGCGTGGAGGCGTGCGGTGCGTGAGGAAAAGCTTGGCCGCCCTCCCGGGGGCGAAGGGCCCGGAAACACTTCCCCGAGCCCGCAGCTCTTCTGGGTCAAAGCCCTGCGGTTCCGCCGGGGCTTCCCTTCGCTCTTCCCGGAGCGGCTGCCGCTGCTGGCCTGCCAtggcggccggggccggcgggctGGCGCTGCTGGcgtgctgctggctgctccgCGCTCCGCGGGGTGAGTGCGTCAGccgctgctgctcctgctgctcctgctcctgctgctcctgcttgtGCCGGTCCTTCTGCCTTGGCTTGTTGCAGGGAAGCCGTAAAAATCACTTTGCTTCGCCCTGCATAGGTTCCCTTTCTTCTAATTGCACTTTGCTTCGCCCTGCGTAGGTTCCCTTTCTTCTAATTGCACTTTGCTTCGCCCTGCATAGGTTCCCTTTCTTCTAATTGCAGCAAACGGTTAATTTAGAGGAGCTGCTTTGCGGATTTCACCTGACTTGGAGCCGTTCCTTTCCCAAGAGAGACACTGAAAATGtgacttcaaaatattttaagcttcTTATCAAAAAAATGCAGATCTATACAAGTGCCAGTCATAGTCACTATATTACACCCTACCTCCAGGACATAAAGTGACTTTCTGGCAAATAATGCATGCTGTCCTGTGTGctcatgtttaaaaatgaaagttctcGTACTGAATTTCTTCACTTTTAGCATTTGGAAAGGATGAAAGCATGGTGCAGCTGCCTGGAGGGAAGTTTCAGATGGGATCCAGttccctggagaagaggaatGAAGAGGGGCCCCTCAGGGAGGTGACAGTGAAGCCGTTTGCTGTCGACAAATACCCCGTCACAAACAGGGATTTCAGGTAAGAGCGAAGGCGTGGGTCTGCTTGGCTCGCCGCGTCTCGGTAGCTCGGGCAGGCGCCGGGAGGGTGCGGGTGTCGGTGCCCGCTCTTTTGGGGGTGGTTCCCGGGGTCTGAAAGCCAACGCTTGGATGCTCCCAGCAGTTTcattagaacaaaaaaatgtgtctGTCAGTAATAAACCACCTCTGCGGGTGCAAGCTGAAGCATCTTACCAGTGTAGCTTGCAaacatgcttccttttttttccccttttccccctttcccctttttttcttgcaaacatgctttttttgtgtgtgtgtgtcatctTCTTACTAATAGGGCTGTACAGCTTCAGATTTCAGGTTCCTATAGGTTCAATTTCCATTTGTAAACACCGGACATACAAACACCATGTGTTTTATAGAAGCCCTTGTACAGAGCACTAATAAATGCACGGAGGGAAATGCCTTTATTTGCCTGGCTGAGCCCTTGTTGGTTAAAAAGAGCCAACACTTCCACGCACCAGTAACTGCCCAGCAACACACAGTAATGGCAATTACTGCAACTTAGGCAATGGGGAAACAAATGAGACAGAAGCAGGGTGAGATTATTCAGCAGTATGtgacatttttttgcattttggggACATTTAACTAACCTTGAAAGCCGTAGGTTTTAGTGGCTTTTAAGGGATTTTTGATCTGTGTCAATTGTTACAATTTATGGAAGACCAGAGTGCAGGGTGAGTTTACCTGCGTAGGTAACATAAAAACTATCAGATCTGCAAACAGATGCAAATCGGACTGTTTTATCTGTGAAATCTATATCAAACCGACTGGGGCTGTGCCGGGGAGGAGCCGGGACTCTCCGCAGATGGGGTCTCTGTAGGTCATGTACGTTTTGCCTTGCTCTCAACTTGTTGCGTGTGCAGATCGCTGTATTTGGTGGTGCGACTCTTGAAGAACTCTTACCCCGACGCCTGAGCATGTTGTATTTATGCCAGGGAGTTTGTTAgagcaaagaaatacaaaacagaagcagaagcatTTGGCTGGAGCTTTGTCTTTGAGGATTTCGTatctgaagagctgaaaaaaaaagtcacccaAAAACTGGAGGTAAATCTAAATCTCATGGAGATGAGTTTCAGTGATGATGATGGAGATGATATTTCTGATCACATCCCTGTCTGACCTCTctgttttaagtaaaaaaagaaaaatgaggagggGAGACTCTTGCCAGTATTGCTTTTCCACTGAGTAGCAGCTACCTCTCAGTGCAGACCCTGGCCATCCTCAGTGGTTTTTCTTTAGTCTtgggttgttttgcttttgaaactaACAGCAGGGTTGAGCCTGGGTTGATTTATGGCACTCCTCTGTTTACATCCTCTCCAAGCACTGTCAGACTGGACTCGTGAGATGCTCCAGTGAGCTGGGAGAGAGCAAAGTGCATTTCTAAGTACTTTATTAATcaaactttgaaacagaaaaactaaaCAGCATGGGCTTCTTGAtctattttcacttttaaaagcaaatgcctCTACTCTGTTGGAAAGCACTATCAAAATGCCTATGATAACCCGGCTCAAACTGCAGCATTTAACCATTTCCAGACTAACAAGTGTTCTTCTTTACACACACTGCTGTAGGATggtgtcgggggggggggtgttgccAGTTCAGCTTTAATCTGGTGTCGTTTCTTTTCCCAGTCTGCCCCTTGGTGGCTGCCCATCGAGAAGGCTTTTTGGCGACAGGTGAGTAAAAATCAGGCGCGGGGAGTCCTCTCCATGCTGGGAGTGTGCATGTGTTAGTGTGTGCTGAACCTTATCGAccaaaaatggggaaaaaaatagcatttctggTTGCTGCATGTTCCCTGCCTTGGCCTGTTCTGTCCTTTAGtccctttttaattaaaaagtttataaaatcaattaaaatctgtttgatGCAATTCCTCCCAGCCCTCGGGTCCTGGCTCCAGCATAAAGGACAGGCTGGATTACCCGGTGCTGCATGTGAGCTGGAACGACGCGCAGGCGTTCTGCGCctggaaagggaagaggctCCCGGCGGAGGAGGAGTGGGAATTTGCTGCCAGGGGAGGACTGGAGCGTACGTACCACAAGCTCTGACCTTTTTCCAAACCGAGACATTGAGTAATGTTAGTTCTACCACATCCAAACCTCCCTCCAGGGATGTTTTCAGAGGTTACTCTGGGGGCTGAACCACCTCTTTTGGCCTGGGAGTCGAATTAAGAAGAAGAATATAATAATAGAGGAAGAAGTGGCTTCTCTATGGTCTTAATGTATCTTCCTAAACaaagcacttctgccagctaAAAATACCATTCCTGGGGTTTGGGGCAAGGAGTGACCCACCTGCCCCCACACATTGACGGAGGCATAAAGCAGCCGCTGGGATCGCTGCGGGGACCACGGGACTCCCTGGCGCAAGCGATGGTTTGTAAATGGGAAGCTGTTGCTGCTTCCCGTCTCTCCTCGCCTCCTTGGCAGTGTCTGTAGGGATTAGACCGACAAGCCCCGTTCATATAACCCCTCTCGGTGTCCTGAGCTGAGCAGAAAAGGACGGTCATAAAAGCCGGGTTAAAAATAGGCAAATGCGGAGGCTGGAGTGACACAGGGATAACGGGTGTCTCTTCCTCTTTGGCAGAAAGGGTGTATCCCTGGGGAAACAAGTTTCAGCCGAACCGTACAAATCTGTGGCAGGTAAGATCCTAAAAATCATCCCACCTACGCTGAGCTCTTCTGAGGGTGGTGTTTAACTTGACCACAGAGTGTGTGGGGTTGCCTGAGCAGGCTGCGTGGTCCTGGGAAGCAATGCAGACTTACCTGCAAGGTACCGAAATTCAGCTCCTGGTGGGTTATCCGAAATACCCTTGGAGGGAGCAAACTCAGCCCAGCTTCCCTGGGAAACTGAGATTTCAGTGCTTCCAAAAATTCATACATAACCAAAAATTCATACATAAATTTGTCTGAAAAGGAGGTTGTCTTGGGAGAACTTTAGATGGTTGATCTCTCTCAGCCAGAAATGCTGCGTAGAGTTAATTTACAACAGAGAgttatttccattatttaagTGTAACACGGTCCTGTGAAGAGCAGGACTTCGTGTCATCTCCACGGTGGGTCTTTGCTCGGAGTGATCTGTCTTCCCACAGGGCAAGTTCCCGAGGGTCGACACGGCTGAAGACGGTTATCACGGCGTCTCGCCGGTGGCAGCGTTCCCTCCTCAGAACAACTACGGTACGGAGCAGGCATCCCCGCCCTGGTTTTGGGGATGGCATCTGCTTCCTAAATTAACGCTAATTATAAAATCCTGTGGTTGTGGCAGAGTTTCAGATACGATGTGGGATCACGTCAGCATCCCGATAGAATAATCGAGCCCAGCAAAAGCATTGATGGTTTGTTACCGAAGTTTGCTGATGCGCACCTCGTGCACTTCAATGCACCAAACCATCCCTTGCTTTTAATTAAAGTCAGTTATTTTGCACTTCAATGTGGTTTACCTGAAAATCCCGAGCATGTTGTTTTGAGGGCAGCGGATGCCATCCCCTCACGCAGATGGGAAACGATGAGACACCTTAAAGGTCCGGTTGTAAACTGGGGCCAGTTTGGAATACAGTAAAGAGCTTCTGGTTCCCAGTCTCACCGTTAAACCACGCTCTTGCAGCGATGCTTTGAACGTCGCGCCGCCTCCCATACACCAAAGTGCTTTTGCAGCCCTTGCAAATGTGCTCTCGTAATCCTGATGGAAAACCGTCCGTGTCTCAGGGCTCTACGACCTGCTGGGAAACACGTGGGAGTGGACCGCGACGGAGTACCTGGCTCCGGGGCTGTCATCGAGGCAGCGCGCTCAGAACATGCAGGTCCTGAGAGGTGCCTCGTGGATTGACACTGCAGATGGGTCTGCAAATCATAAAGCTCGTGTTACTACCAGGTAGGTCTGGGCGATGCCCAGGTGCTGTTTCGCAGCGATTTTCTTCTTGCTTGGTTGTAGAAGAagggggttttattttaaaagacatttgttTCTTCCTACTCAGTTTTTCTGAGCAGCAGTTAGGAAAACATACTGCAAATACTGCTAAAAATTTTACTGCTATAAACACGTTCCTAATTGCTTCTCAAATCGTGTATTTTCCATCAAGGATTTagaattaaatgcttttctggaAGTTATTCAAGGAACGTGGAAGATGTTTCCAGTCTGTGACAGAGGGTCACATTAAATGTTATAAGCGTTAACTACAAAGGATCCCTAATTTtgggtctctttttttttccccgtgaGAATGGGGAACACACCAGACTCAGCCTCCGACAACCTCAGCTTCCGCTGCGCTGCCGACGTCCCGCCTGTCATGGCTGAGAAAAGCCGGACCAAGCCCGAGCTCTGAGGAGGTCACTCGGGAAGACCTGAAGGCATTTTCTCCTGTGGAGATGAACAGTAACCCCCAGCAGTCACTTTCATTAAACccagacagttttaaaaattaaaaataaatactttcagcTAAAACTCTTTTCTGCACTGGGATGTCTGGGCAAGAGCAGTGATTGGGAATGGCAGGCAGGGTGGTTTGTCTTTAATGTCCTTTTGGTGTGGTAGATATTACAGCTCTCCTTTTGGTGtccattttaaataagcagAAGGGCGCACGTGTGTGGGACCGGGCCAGAGCCGCTCTGACCTCCAGCCCCAGCCGGAGCGAGCGAACACCCGCAGCCCCCCCGTGACTGCCAGCACCGGGCTGCCACGAGGGGCGGCTGCCGGGGGGGAAGCAATGGGGACACATCCCTGGAAGGGGGACTTGTACATCATTTCCCATCTCCTTGGGAAGTCCCAACTTCATACCATCTGCTGAGCCTTCCCAGAAGTAAAACAAGGCACCTTTATTGACCCTTGAGCAGCGGCAAAATGACGTGTGTGCTCATTTCTAAGTGCATAGATGACACAAACCAGTGACCCACCTCTCCCAGGTGTTATAACCAGCATAAAGGCTACAAACCAGCTGTGCCTGAGCTCTGCCACCAAACCTGATCAGACCAGGAGCCCCGAGCATATGGGTGGGCAAGGACACCCCTCCGGGCACTGCTCATCCCTCCTCCACCTGCGACTGCCCCAAAGGGGTCCCGctccggggccgggccgggcctgggGCTGAGCCTTTCCTGTTGGAAGCTGCGGCTGGTTACGGCTCTGTTAGAGGCAGCTTCTCCAAACCCATCCCTTACAGCGGGGAAAAAACCCCGGGGGCAAATCGCAGCCGTCTGCTGGGTTTGCCTTTGCACCTGACCTGAGGCCAGcgaaagaaaagaaaaaatgaaagagatcACCGGTTGGTTTTCAAAGATTTTACTCGCCTTAACGCTGAGCAAACTCATCGGCTTACGCAGCGGCGATCAAAACAGCCCTTCCTCGGCTGCCAGGGTCAGCAAAATGGCCTTGCAGGTGTTCTCGAAGAGGGCGGCTCTGTTCTGCGCCTCCCCCTTCTTCACCCAGTGCCGGTAGGTCCTGAAGGCGCAGGCGTCGATCAGCTTGCGGACGGGCTTCAGGGCGTATGGGTCCCGCACCACCAGCTCCCTGGTGACCGACTTGACCAGCCGGTACTGGTAGTAAATACGGACCGACGCCAGGACGGTCAGGCAGATCACCTGcagcacggggggggggggacaagCTGGAATTCGTGGCCAGTCCTACAACGGGACCAGATCGGCCCCAACACATCCCACGTGGCTGCTATCCATGtggaggaggtgggagggagcccGGCTCCTCGCACAGGTATTTAGTCCCGTGTGAGCGGTACGGGCTTTTTCCAAGTGTGCCCATAACGTCAAAACTGCAGGTCAGTCCTAAATGGGTCACCTAATGCCACTTTGGGTACCTTTGCGCTGCCTTAATGTCCAGCTataaggaagggaaaggatTCCTCTGCTTTATCAACTTTTGCGTCATTTAATGCACCCACGTGATGTCAGCCTCATTGATTTCCTctcagaagtgattttttttaatgttggggttttttttttgaggaggaggaggaggcaggcttttcccttttcttatttaatCCTCTTTGTGAAAAAGCCCTTAGGAAGTACCAGAAAGTAAGCGCAATAGTGCTCGGAGAAGGGTCTCCACCCAGGCTGCCGGATCCTGCCAAAGCCCAGGTCCCTCAGCCTTCTTGAACTCCCAGTTTCTCCCAGCTCAGCTGGGGAATCCATCCCACcgctcagctcctgcagctcctgggctcAGGGTCGGGGCACTGGGACACCCCCATACCCAACCTCACCTTGAATTTCCGGAAGGGGCTGAAGTGCCGGACCTCCTCCACGTCGTACTGCTGGAAGAAGGGGTGGGCCAGCGCCTCGCCGGCCGTGTACCGC
Encoded here:
- the SUMF2 gene encoding inactive C-alpha-formylglycine-generating enzyme 2, which encodes MVQLPGGKFQMGSSSLEKRNEEGPLREVTVKPFAVDKYPVTNRDFREFVRAKKYKTEAEAFGWSFVFEDFVSEELKKKVTQKLESAPWWLPIEKAFWRQPSGPGSSIKDRLDYPVLHVSWNDAQAFCAWKGKRLPAEEEWEFAARGGLEQRVYPWGNKFQPNRTNLWQGKFPRVDTAEDGYHGVSPVAAFPPQNNYGLYDLLGNTWEWTATEYLAPGLSSRQRAQNMQVLRGASWIDTADGSANHKARVTTRMGNTPDSASDNLSFRCAADVPPVMAEKSRTKPEL